In Toxoplasma gondii ME49 chromosome X, whole genome shotgun sequence, a single genomic region encodes these proteins:
- a CDS encoding hypothetical protein (encoded by transcript TGME49_234270) has product MAHLVFFPPVVDSADQAACPTVPSGPSAKRRHQSCGSRMRPIALNRPSASPLRLARAFHGEGLAFEEEKRVLLQRITHNPEEEAATGATQSMPYSLIALNAPGRPAEARPLLPGIPGLYHRRERVTGRSHVSVKVGNGRSLLKCTPPSGGRLLHFPSSSEALLKAQAPRSLAYYDSAQACGNFACRTRFDEPLYGRPQSPREPRSRLAKSASPGRSPFPSSFACLQPPELPTAMPGDSSRFSQSRLDARDADELEFTEAANRASSRASFRGTEGARPRIPRFLTSPLGRQEAPLARRLTSRFVDIDKEGEEGGPDRLPSVSRPVGGSPLPRRQPMRAGGEEENLRGISALPSQAQRLPSQAQRLPSQAQRLPTRAGGRTGGEKERELLRFASQAPQFRETRSGLQRGGTKARQDFNDPELPPSRSFLSRRLLSRAATMKTDSETGTREPAKRLPTQVRSLSTLRSMKTMQRLAGPKGRKGQGRQIPGSHSETDVDIVNASGSRHFSEEGRLKFREPSRFQDVRGKSMQTDDSTDSSGTSSPPDICWESDGADEDEAWGRSREADGSGVDSAGAGSCFVRFLREKEDSEAETAAASLLNLSKAVCVELENVLRRREARSAARPAGVNDPLEGALRGANVWGEGGEADEREEETEKAAVALGRLVLEELKFVRETDPALGRVCAHIGALLQDLEDRHEARERSSRNRRTDEAYQGWLSTVETSLQDALDLDKAAEKSPLAVGCSDGSYPVFGKQRLSRSYGSPLTVCPPLCIQTKSAHAPTTPLSVSACLSSAKAAPEGRVEKTARLLRLQALQDDGELEGQNEGCLRLAAPPLIRSIRVKEPLTPAGDGEDSEGQRRPEGESPGAGMRGDTPKPVRSSKAWTETTENVVTGEARNSGDRSLPSPSPVMSGICTSSGGFDVSPVQKRQSGAFSEVLENRGKAPKLGLERRDAAGRGRAGGALYAETSQTLADDQCTGVHARLPDAVGCEKTLHFMGLPVVATAEELSAEQRLALREDEDLRESLERVHVLEAYLQSSSASGVSRARLGGYLSLRRALQSLDSLQMKEADESEDAGELDSEDISTRKKALKTQADLSIQDLQFLKGHLLAERARQTEAWKHKPGGWEFGRPGRALPGSSSPPPLPPVAALLPGSLRTDTSDPVPTAAPSRSLLPGDKDPQSPLNRARSFLRLMDTSFRRERDACAPLSPAFSSSLSSCSRLCSPQRTVSASVSRSVADAPPAPKAKVSLDPSISRKQLGNSVSTSQTSFLTSRAQLPTPVSLVSSLPKAQESAVTVSVAAPPSMASPSPSSPRQSTRLPSSVSLSVSAKPSAGDFVRKLSSRPLTSASLTGSESPRKELESTSSLKKSVSSTTASRLQSMRVSFVAPTVEPDSLAPAAKISAGLGAVGKSEAVVPLPEPPSSSVSSLANRGDEAVVPSPEPPSSSVSSPANEDGEDPAGSVKVSNGPEAASPSESRLVRHSASQQDSATSHAASLTKSVPASSGGLNSRPAPHRAKTAVDSDASHSPLATESLRDAFKAARAITDPFENSRRDGNKKGEDVEETAQPPFVEEARHSVRADSPAPQETPAVQEPPPTLLLGAKKMVQMLTDQIVTAFRSGVPPAEDANFELVVSLGELKNVLAFTDDKVPKKVFCVVHYQNENAQDLVRARRQRTKSCVVKEVSEHVYGCDINQEVVLPLRSQQAGIRVTVMQLNLDDDLLQSLPALENFQYTLLGTTPLLLYSPSKPDTEKTFWSLLNTADPGASTGELSVGIRQQPRGEKKSAADGPVLPTQPSSSLNQGARREAPTTVVEGTSPASAETTEKNVVKVSPPPPKDEKEGVETEDKKEGKPPATDETTEKNVVKVSAPPPKDEKEGVETEDKKEGKQPDTGETTEKNVVKVSAPPPKDEKEGVETEEKKEGKPPATDETTEKIVVKVSPPPPKDEKEGVETEDKKEGKPPATDETTEKNVVKVSAPPPKDEKEGVETEDKKEGKPPATDETTEKNVVKVSAPPPKDEKEGVETEDKKEGKQPDTGETTEKNVVKVSAPPPKDEKEGVETEEKKEGKPPATDETTEKIVVKVSPPPPKDEKEGVETEDKKEGKPPATDETTEKNVVKVSPPPPKDEKEGVETEEKKEGKPPATDETTEKNVVKVSPPPPKDEKEGVETEDKKEGKPPATDETTEKNVVKVSPPPPKDEKEGVETEEKKEDKETKEENP; this is encoded by the exons ATGGCGcatctcgttttctttccgccGGTCGTCGACTCTGCAGACCAAGCCGCCTGCCCCACCGTTCCCTCCGGTCCCTCTGCGAAGCGAAGGCACCAGTCCTGCGGCAGTCGCATGCGTCCGATCGCTCTCAACCGACCTTCCGCCTCGCCGCTTCGTCTCGCACGAGCCTTTCACGGTGAAGGCCTCGCCTttgaggaggagaaaagagtgCTCCTCCAGAGAATCACCCACAatccagaggaagaagcggcaaCGGGCGCTACACAATCCATGCCCTACAGCCTCATCGCCCTCAACGCTCCAGGCAGACCTGCTGAAGCACGTCCGCTGCTCCCCGG AATCCCTGGACTGTATCATCGTCGGGAGCGCGTGACAGGACGCTCTCACGTTTCCGTCAAAGTCGGCAATGGCCGTTCCCTCCTCAAATGCACTC CTCCCAGTGGAGGACGCCTCTTACACTTTCCTTCAAGTTCAGAGGCGCTGCTGAAGGCTCAGGCGCCGCGCTCGT tgGCTTACTACGACAGCGCGCAGGCCTGCGGGAACTTCGCCTGTCGGACGCGTTTCGACGAACCTCTCTACGGGCGCCCACAGAGTCCACGGGAGCCTCGGAGTCGCCTCGCGAAGTCAGCGAGTCCAGGACGAtccccttttccttcttctttcgcatGTTTGCAGCCTCCTGAGTTGCCTACAGCCATGCCTGGGGattcctctcgtttttcgcagAGCAGATTGGACGCCCGCGACGCCGATGAGCTCGAGTTCACCGAGGCAGCAAACCGCGCATCGAGCCGCGCAAGCTTCCGAGGCACTGAAGGGGCGAGACCACGGATTCCTAGATTTCTCACCTCCCCGCTGGGAAGGCAAGAAGCGCCGCTGGCGAGGCGCCTCACGTCGAGATTCGTGGACATTgacaaggaaggagaagaaggaggtcCTGACAGGCTGCCGTCGGTCTCCCGGCCAGTTGGGGGTTCGCCTTTGCCTCGCCGCCAGCCGATGCGCGCTgggggcgaagaagagaacctCCGTGGAATCAGCGCGCTCCCCTCTCAGGCTCAGAGGCTCCCCTCTCAGGCTCAGAGGCTCCCCTCTCAGGCTCAGAGGCTGCCCACTCGAGCGGGGGGTCGGACcggaggggagaaggagagagagctcctgcgtttcgcttctcagGCGCCGCAGTTCCGGGAGACTCGCAGCGGCCTCCAAAGGGGCGGTACGAAGGCGCGACAGGATTTCAACGATCCGGAACTCCCGCCTTCGCGGTCTTTCCTGTCGCGGCGTCTCTTGTCACGCGCCGCCACAATGAAGACGGATTCGGAGACAGGGACGAGAGAGCCGGCGAAGCGCCTGCCTACCCAGGTCCGGTCTTTGTCGACTCTCAGAAGCATGAAGACCATGCAGCGACTTGCAGGTCCTaagggaagaaagggacAAGGAAGACAGATTCCAGGCAGCCACTCGGAGACCGACGTCGACATAGTGAACGCC TCTGGTTCGAGACATTTCTCGGAAGAAGGTCGTCTGAAGTTTCGGGAGCCCAGCCGCTTCCAGGACGTTCGCGGGAAGAGCATGCAGACTGACGACTCGACGGATTCTTCAGggacttcttcgcctcctgaCATTTGCTGGGAGTCGGATGGcgccgacgaagacgaggctTGGGGCAGGTCGCGCGAGGCCGATGGCAGCGGCGTAGACTCTGCCGGGGCTGGAAGCTGCTTCGTTCGGTTTctccgagagaaggaagactccgaggcagagacagcagctgcGTCGCTCCTGAACCTCTCCAAGGCAGTTTGCGTCGAGCTTGAGAACGTCCTGAGACGCCGGGAGGCAAGGAGTGCCGCGAGGCCAGCAGGCGTCAACGACCCCCTTGAAGGCGCGTTGCGGGGCGCCAACGTGTGGGGCGAAGGGGGCGAAGCTGACGagcgggaggaagaaaccgagaaagCAGCCGTTGCCCTGGGTCGCTTGGTTTTGGAGGAGCTGAAGTTCGTCAGAGAAACAGACCCTGCCTTAGGTCGTGTGTGCGCCCACATCGGCGCGTTGCTTCAAGACCTCGAAGATCGACACGAGGCACGCGAACGAAGCTCGCGAAACCGAAGG acagacgaggcgTATCAAGGCTGGCTGTCGACGGTCGAGACGTCTCTCCAGGACGCTCTTGACTTGGACAAGGCGGCGGAGAAGTCTCCGTTGGCCGTGGGGTGCTCCGACGGGTCCTACCCTGTCTTTGGCAAGCAGCGACTGTCGAGGAGTTACGGCTCACCTCTAACGGTTTGCCCCCCACTGTGTATCCAGACGAAGTCGGCGCATGCGCCTACGACTCCTCTCAGTGTCTCCGCGTGCTTGTCGagcgcgaaggcggcgcCGGAGGGGCGCGTCGAAAAGACAGCGCGCCTGCTGCGTCTCCAAGCTCTGCAGGACGACGGGGAGCTGGAGGGGCAAAACGAGGGATGCCTTCGGCTCGCCGCGCCTCCGCTGATCAGGAGCATTCGTGTCAAGGAGCCGCTAACGCCTGCAGGCGATggggaagacagcgagggaCAGCGACGCCCTGAGGGGGAATCTCCCGGAGCCGGAATGCGGGGCGACACTCCCAAGCCTGTGCGGAGCTCCAAAGCGTggacggagacgacggagaacgTTGTCACAGGCGAAGCGCGCAACAGCGGGGACAGGAGCTTGCCGTCGCCGTCGCCAGTCATGTCGGGCATCTGCACATCATCAGGGGGATTCGACGTTTCCCCGGTTCAGAAACGCCAGAGCGGAGCGTTTAGCGAGGTTCTCGAAAATAGAGGAAAGGCGCCGAAGCTGGgcctggagaggagagacgcggcaggcagaggcagagctGGTGGAGCGCTTTATGCCGAAACTTCGCAAACGCTTGCAGATGACCAATGCACCGGTGTCCATGCGCGACTCCCAGACGCTGTGGGTTGCGAAAAGACCCTCCACTTTATG GGCCTGCCTGTCGTGGCCACCGCAGAAGAACTGAGTGCTGAGCAGCGCCTCGCACTCCGCGAGGATGAAG ACCTAAGAGAGTCTCTGGAACGGGTGCACGTTCTTGAGGCGTATCTCCAGTCGTCTTCCGCCTCAGGCGTCTCGCGCGCTCGCCTTGGCGGCTACCTCTCCCTCAGACGAGCTCTGCAGAGTTTGGACAGCCTTCAGATGAAGGAAGCGGATGAGTCTGAGGACGCGGGAGAGCTTGACAGCGAAGACATTTCGACACGAAAGAAGGCGTTGAAGACTCAGGCAGATCTCAGCATCCAAGATCTCCAGTTCCTCAAAGGTCACCTTCTCGCCGAGAgggcgagacagacggaggcTTGGAAACACAAGCCAGGCG gTTGGGAGTTCGGGCGACCAGGGAGAGCCTTGCCTGGGTCCTCTTCACCCCCGCCTCTTCCGCCGGttgctgctcttcttcccggtTCCCTTCGCACAGACACATCCGACCCAGTGCCGACCGCGGCGCCCTCCAGGTCTCTTCTGCCGGGAGACAAGGACCCACAGTCTCCACTGAATCGCGCGCGGTCGTTTCTGCGGCTAATGGACACGAGCTTTCGACGCGAgcgcgatgcatgcgcgcctctgtctccggcgttctcgtcttctctgtcgtcttgcAGCCGACTCTGCTCCCCGCAACggactgtctctgcctcagTGTCTAGGTCTGTTGCCGACGCCCCGCCGGCTCCGAAGGCTAAAGTGTCTCTTGACCCTTCTATAAGCCGAAAGCAACTCGGGAACTCCGTCTCCACATCGCAGACGTCTTTCCTGACGAGCCGGGCACAACTCCCCacccctgtctctctcgtctcgtcaCTCCCGAAGGCGCAAGAGTCCGCCGTGACTGTCTCCGTTGCGGCTCCTCCTTCCAtggcttctccttccccatCCTCGCCTCGTCAGTCAACGCGTTTGCCCTCTTCGgtctcgctttctgtctcggccAAGCCGTCTGCGGGCGACTTCGTCAGGAAGCTCTCTTCGCGTCCGTTGACGAGCGCGAGTCTGACGGGGTCCGAGTCCCCGAGAAAGGAACTAGAATCGACTTCAAGCCTAAAGAAGTCGGTCTCCTCTACGACCGCTAGCAGGCTCCAGTCGAtgcgtgtctcctttgtggCCCCCACCGTCGAGCCGGACAGCCTCGCCCCCGCGGCCAAGATAAGCGCGGGACTTGGAGCTGTCGGCAAGTCCGAAGCAGTCGTGCCTCTCCCAGAGCCTCCGAGCagcagcgtctcctctctcgcgaaccgaggagacgaagcagtcGTCCCTAGCCCAGAGCCTCCGAGCagcagcgtctcctctcccgcgaacgaagacggcgaagaccCAGCAGGGTCAGTGAAGGTTTCCAACGGACCTGAAGCGGCCAGTCCGTCGGAGTCGAGGCTTGTGCGTCATTCTGCGAGTCAGCAGGACTCAGCGACCTCGCATGCTGCTAGCCTGACGAAGAGCGTCCCTGCCTCCTCTGGGGGCCTGAACTCGCGGCCCGCGCCCCACAGAGCCAAGACTGCCGTAGACAGCGACGCTTCGCACTCGCCTCTAGCAACTGAGTCCCTTAGGGACGCGTTCAAGGCTGCTCGCGCCATCACTGATCCCTTCGAGAACTCCAGGAGAGACGGCAACAAGAAGGGGGAGGacgtggaggagacagctcaACCTCCCTTCGTCGAAGAAGCTCGACACAGTGTACGTGCCGACTCACCTGCACCGCAAGAGACGCCCGCGGTGCAGGAACCGCCTCCAACGCTTCTTCTTGGCGCGAAGAAAATGGTTCAGATGTTAACAGACCAGATCGTCACTGCGTTCAGAAGCGGAGTACCCCCAGCAG AGGACGCCAACTTCGAGCTCGTTGTTTCTCTCGGAGAGCTCAA AAACGTCCTCGCGTTCACTGACGACAAGGTCCCGAAAAAAGTCTTTTGCGTCGTCCACTACCAGAATGAAAACGCTCAAGAC CTAGTTCGCGCGAGACGTCAACGTACGAAGAGCTGCGTCGTTAAGGAGGTCTCCGAGCACGTCTACGGCTGTGACATCAATCAGGAG GTGGTACTGCCCCTCCGTTCGCAACAGGCAGGCATCCGTGTCACAGTTATGCAGTTGAATCTGGACGATGACCTTCTACAGTCATTGCCGGCACTCGAGAACTTCCAGTACACACTCTTGGGGACGACGCCCCTCCTGCTCTACAGTCCGTCGAAG CcggacacagaaaaaacgttcTGGTCGCTGTTGAACACCGCTGACCCAGGAGCCTCAACGGGCGAGTTGTCTGTGGGCATCCGTCAACAACCacggggagaaaaaaagtctGCTGCCGATGGTCCAGTGCTGCCGACGCAGCCATCGTCGTCACTCAA TCAAGGCGCTCGACGAGAGGCACCCACGACGGTCGTTGAAGGTACTTCGCCGGCTTCAGctgagacaacagagaagaacgtcGTAAAGGTCTCGCCGCCACCGCCGAAGGATGAGAAAGAGGGagtggagacggaggacaagaaagaagggaagccgCCCGCTACGGatgagacaacagagaagaacgtcGTAAAGGTCTCGGCGCCACCGCCAAAGGATGAGAAGGAGGGagtggagacggaggacaagaaagaagggaagcagCCGGATACGGGtgagacaacagagaagaacgtcGTAAAGGTCTCGGCGCCACCGCCAAAGGATGAGAAGGAGGGagtggagacggaggaaaagaaagaagggaagccgCCCGCTACGGatgagacaacagagaagatcGTCGTAAAGGTCTCGCCACCACCGCCAAAGGATGAGAAGGAGGGagtggagacggaggacaagaaagaagggaagccgCCCGCTACGGatgagacaacagagaagaacgtcGTAAAGGTCTCGGCGCCACCGCCAAAGGATGAGAAGGAGGGagtggagacggaggacaagaaagaagggaagccgCCCGCTACGGatgagacaacagagaagaacgtcGTAAAGGTCTCGGCGCCACCGCCAAAGGATGAGAAGGAGGGagtggagacggaggacaagaaagaagggaagcagCCGGATACGGGtgagacaacagagaagaacgtcGTAAAGGTCTCGGCGCCACCGCCAAAGGATGAGAAGGAGGGagtggagacggaggaaaagaaagaagggaagccgCCCGCTACGGatgagacaacagagaagatcGTCGTAAAGGTCTCGCCACCACCGCCAAAGGATGAGAAGGAGGGagtggagacggaggacaagaaagaagggaagccgCCCGCTACGGatgagacaacagagaagaacgtcGTAAAGGTCTCGCCACCACCGCCAAAGGATGAGAAGGAGGGagtggagacggaggaaaagaaagaagggaagccgCCCGCTACGGatgagacaacagagaagaacgtcGTAAAGGTCTCGCCACCACCGCCAAAGGATGAGAAGGAGGGagtggagacggaggacaagaaagaagggaagccgCCCGCTACGGatgagacaacagagaagaacgtcGTAAAGGTCTCGCCACCACCGCCAAAGGATGAGAAGGAGGGagtggagacggaggaaaagaaagaagacaaggagaccAAGGAAGAGAATCCCTGA